A region of the Synechococcus sp. PCC 7502 genome:
TCCAAGTAAATGATTGGCATCAATGTGGTGCGGTTGCTGAATCAAAATCTGACGATACAGTCGCTCCGCTTCAGCTAAATCTCCCGCCTGATGATACTTAAATGCTAATTCAATGGAAAGTGTTGGCATAACCTAAGTAGCTTAAATAAATGAACTTAAATAAATGTATAGCTAAACACCATTACCTCCCAATCTGGCTCACAATAACAAACATAAAAAACTACATTATTCACCTAAATTTACCGAGTTAACTAAAAATATGGCAATTTATAAAGTTAGACTGATTGACGAAGCCGATGGACTAGATGAAACTATTGAAGTGGATGAAGATGAATTTATTCTTGATGTGGCAGAAGCAGAAAATATTAAGTTACCCTTTAGTTGTCGGGCGGGAACCTGCTCAACCTGCACAGGTAGGTTATTAGAAGGGGATATTAAAGAATCTGGCGGTAATCCCGATATGTTTTTTAATAAGGCACAACGGGAGGCAGGATTTAGACTTTTATGTATTGGCTGTCCCACTTCTGACTGTACAGTATTGATTCATCAAGAACCTAATATTTCTAAATTTTAGGAGTATTAATTATCCAATATGCAGTCTGATCGCTTCACAATTATTTGTCCTGGCAATCGCCAATAACTTCTCGGAACTAAACAACTAAGCGAACCATTTTCGAGTGCTTAATTTCGGC
Encoded here:
- a CDS encoding 2Fe-2S iron-sulfur cluster-binding protein; the protein is MAIYKVRLIDEADGLDETIEVDEDEFILDVAEAENIKLPFSCRAGTCSTCTGRLLEGDIKESGGNPDMFFNKAQREAGFRLLCIGCPTSDCTVLIHQEPNISKF